From the Chryseobacterium sp. G0201 genome, the window TACATTCAATCTTAGTATATCCGTTGAATTCTCTTACTTTTATATTCCTAGAGTATCCTTCAGAATATTTGAGATCTCCAGTTTTCAGATCTACGAATCCTTTTCTTTCGTCCAGAGTTAGAAATTTTTGCTCTGGCAATAAGATATGTATAGTGTCTATCGAGATTGACATTTTGAGTCAATAGATTTACATTGTTATAGAACTCTATAATCTATTGACAGAATAGTTGACAGCTTCTGCCTCTAATTCTTCATTGGTAGCTTGTCGGTTTCTCAATAGCCACTCTTCAATTTCAGATTTATTGAAAAATATATTTTTCCCATTAGGTTTCGAATGGGGAATTTCGTTTTTGGAAGTTAGTTTATAGAGGTAAAGTTTAGAAAGCCCCGTAAAATGGGCTACCTCGTCAATATTTAAGACTTTTTTATTTTGTAGGGATTGAGCTTTAAGAATTTGCTCAATTTTGTCAAGCCGTTGG encodes:
- a CDS encoding helix-turn-helix transcriptional regulator, translating into METMTINQRLDKIEQILKAQSLQNKKVLNIDEVAHFTGLSKLYLYKLTSKNEIPHSKPNGKNIFFNKSEIEEWLLRNRQATNEELEAEAVNYSVNRL